The Halalkalibacter krulwichiae genome has a segment encoding these proteins:
- a CDS encoding substrate-binding domain-containing protein, with protein sequence MATQHLIESGCKHLLHLSGPLDIDVLPNRRADAFKLTCMKHDIPFKVIEQEYSRKAFSLFKNYETFIEEQVADELAKYDGVFCSNDMLAYALYIHAKKNNIQVPEQLKIVGYDYTSFTRMLQDPKLTTIKQPADRLGRELCSTLVKMIEDKEGDKPNNTIVDVELIKGDTT encoded by the coding sequence ATTGCGACTCAGCATTTAATTGAAAGCGGTTGTAAACATTTACTCCACTTATCTGGTCCACTCGATATTGATGTGCTGCCAAATAGGCGTGCCGATGCCTTTAAACTAACTTGTATGAAACACGACATTCCTTTTAAGGTAATTGAGCAAGAATACAGCCGAAAAGCTTTCTCTCTTTTCAAGAACTATGAGACATTCATTGAAGAACAAGTAGCCGATGAGCTTGCCAAATATGATGGTGTATTTTGCAGCAATGATATGCTGGCATATGCTCTGTATATTCACGCCAAGAAAAACAACATTCAAGTCCCTGAGCAGCTAAAAATTGTAGGCTATGACTATACGTCCTTTACACGCATGCTTCAAGATCCGAAGCTCACAACCATCAAGCAGCCAGCAGACCGCCTTGGACGGGAGCTATGCTCAACATTAGTCAAGATGATTGAGGACAAGGAAGGTGACAAGCCGAATAACACGATTGTGGATGTCGAGCTGATAAAAGGTGACACGACGTAA
- a CDS encoding LacI family DNA-binding transcriptional regulator yields MVSIKDVAKEAGVSVTTVSRVINNRGYIGKETRKKVEKAMAAIDYSPNQIARALQRSQSYLLGVIVPDSEHPFFAELIKNIELFAYQHNYKILICNSLDEAEKEAKYIGMLKENRVDGIIMCSQTLDIEEYKKVKLPIVSFDRIMSNNIPYVGSDNLNGVRLRLSI; encoded by the coding sequence ATGGTAAGTATAAAAGATGTTGCAAAAGAGGCTGGCGTCTCAGTCACGACTGTGTCACGCGTCATAAATAATAGAGGCTATATCGGGAAAGAGACACGAAAGAAAGTCGAAAAGGCCATGGCTGCTATTGATTATTCTCCAAATCAAATTGCCCGTGCCCTTCAAAGAAGTCAGTCATATCTCCTTGGAGTGATCGTTCCTGATTCTGAACATCCGTTTTTTGCTGAACTCATTAAAAACATTGAGTTATTCGCTTATCAACATAACTATAAAATTCTGATCTGCAACTCATTAGATGAGGCTGAAAAAGAAGCGAAATACATAGGCATGCTGAAAGAAAATCGTGTCGATGGCATTATTATGTGCAGCCAAACCCTGGATATAGAAGAATATAAAAAGGTGAAGCTACCGATCGTATCGTTTGATCGAATTATGTCAAACAACATCCCTTATGTAGGATCAGATAACTTGAACGGGGTACGATTGCGACTCAGCATTTAA
- a CDS encoding ABC transporter substrate-binding protein, producing MSKARLIFGMMLIISLMAVGCSQNQDVVNESDSNKEEVAGVIELDMWIHQSGEDETNYNLERIAAFNEAHDSEIHINVEVVMDDGGSSYNDSLNAALVAGNLPDVLALDGPFVASYAEANIIAPVTEFISDEDRADFVDSIIEQGTFNGELYSLGAMESSVVLYYNKEIFEAEGIEAPTTIEEAWTWDEFMAVAKQLTTDDRYGLNLFMDYGVGEWYTYMGAPFVWSNGGSLISEDGTTVDGYLNGPESVEALEFVKSLFEEGVVSLTPSETQFESGKAAMALGGPWIALSAENAGLDYGMMPYPYSEVPKSPSGSMAYAVSSQADHPEAAYKVMQWMTNEESTIGLSRVTGMPPARKSAFENMESYNELPKKVMRDQVVNTAHARPTTPAYPVLTDAFAQALHAAALGEDPQEVLDQQVQRVERELRRFNK from the coding sequence GTGAGTAAAGCAAGATTGATCTTTGGAATGATGTTGATTATTAGTTTGATGGCAGTAGGTTGCAGTCAGAATCAAGATGTTGTAAATGAAAGCGATAGCAACAAGGAAGAGGTTGCAGGTGTGATCGAACTGGATATGTGGATTCACCAGTCTGGTGAAGATGAGACGAACTACAATTTAGAGCGGATTGCAGCGTTTAACGAAGCCCATGATAGCGAGATCCATATTAATGTTGAAGTGGTCATGGATGATGGCGGCAGCTCGTACAACGACAGTTTGAACGCGGCATTGGTTGCTGGCAATCTACCAGATGTGTTAGCGCTGGACGGTCCTTTCGTTGCTAGTTATGCCGAAGCTAATATTATCGCGCCTGTAACGGAGTTTATCTCAGACGAAGATCGCGCCGATTTTGTTGATTCGATTATTGAACAAGGTACGTTTAATGGCGAATTGTATTCTTTAGGGGCTATGGAGTCATCGGTGGTTCTTTATTACAATAAAGAAATTTTTGAAGCAGAAGGGATTGAAGCCCCGACTACGATTGAAGAAGCGTGGACGTGGGACGAGTTTATGGCAGTAGCGAAGCAATTAACAACAGACGATCGTTACGGACTGAACTTGTTTATGGATTATGGAGTAGGTGAGTGGTACACGTATATGGGAGCACCGTTTGTTTGGTCAAATGGCGGATCATTAATCTCAGAAGATGGAACGACCGTAGACGGCTATTTAAATGGACCCGAATCAGTTGAGGCGCTGGAATTTGTGAAGAGTTTATTTGAAGAGGGTGTTGTCAGCTTAACTCCTTCAGAAACCCAGTTTGAATCAGGGAAAGCAGCAATGGCTCTTGGAGGACCTTGGATTGCGCTCTCTGCAGAAAATGCAGGATTGGATTATGGTATGATGCCATATCCGTACAGCGAAGTTCCGAAATCGCCATCAGGCAGTATGGCTTATGCCGTTTCATCCCAAGCAGATCATCCAGAAGCAGCGTATAAAGTGATGCAATGGATGACAAATGAAGAGTCAACGATCGGCTTATCAAGAGTAACAGGAATGCCTCCGGCTCGTAAGTCGGCGTTTGAGAACATGGAATCATACAATGAGTTACCGAAAAAGGTGATGCGTGACCAAGTGGTAAATACAGCACACGCTCGTCCGACAACACCAGCATACCCTGTTTTAACAGACGCATTTGCCCAAGCCCTGCACGCAGCAGCGCTCGGTGAAGATCCACAAGAAGTATTAGACCAGCAAGTCCAACGCGTAGAACGCGAACTACGCAGATTTAACAAGTAA
- a CDS encoding carbohydrate ABC transporter permease, which produces MEVDKNLKRKSRIRSQTKARFNLKSQKSQEVINGYVFLLPALLLLTVFLLYPMGMAFYYSFTDFYLLKPNQIQFIGLENFTYIFQDPEFKQAFKNTAYFALLVVPIQMAVALGLALLINQKIKMKVVFRTAYFSPVVMSLVVVSILWTFLYNPNEGLINEMLGVFGISPQPFLTSPNQAMNSIIAMSVWQGAGFQMLIFLAGLQNIPKHLYEAASIDGATPWQQFWNITLPGLRNVSVFIFVTITIAAVKLLVQPMIMTQGGPLGSTKTLVYHIYEVGFNYRDVGYASSMAVVFTILVLLITIIQRKVVAEERG; this is translated from the coding sequence ATGGAAGTGGATAAAAATTTGAAACGGAAGAGTCGAATTCGCTCACAAACAAAAGCTCGCTTTAACTTGAAATCTCAAAAGTCACAAGAAGTAATCAATGGATATGTATTTTTACTACCTGCCTTACTATTGTTAACGGTCTTTTTACTCTATCCGATGGGAATGGCTTTTTATTATAGTTTTACAGATTTCTATTTACTAAAACCAAATCAGATTCAATTTATTGGACTTGAAAACTTTACTTATATTTTTCAAGATCCAGAGTTTAAGCAGGCGTTTAAAAATACCGCTTATTTTGCCCTGCTCGTTGTGCCGATCCAAATGGCAGTCGCGTTAGGATTAGCGTTACTCATTAATCAGAAAATCAAAATGAAAGTAGTTTTCCGTACAGCTTATTTCAGTCCGGTCGTGATGTCATTAGTCGTTGTGTCAATCCTATGGACGTTTTTATATAACCCAAACGAAGGTTTAATTAACGAAATGCTAGGGGTATTCGGCATTTCGCCGCAGCCGTTTTTAACAAGTCCGAATCAAGCGATGAATTCCATTATTGCGATGTCGGTATGGCAAGGGGCGGGATTTCAAATGTTGATTTTCCTTGCCGGGCTGCAAAATATTCCGAAGCATTTGTATGAAGCTGCTTCGATAGATGGAGCAACCCCTTGGCAGCAATTTTGGAACATTACGTTGCCAGGTCTGCGCAATGTTTCCGTTTTTATTTTCGTGACGATCACGATTGCCGCAGTAAAGTTATTGGTTCAACCGATGATCATGACCCAAGGCGGGCCATTAGGATCCACGAAAACGCTTGTTTATCACATATATGAAGTTGGCTTTAACTACCGTGATGTCGGCTATGCGTCATCGATGGCCGTTGTATTCACGATATTAGTCTTACTTATTACAATTATCCAACGTAAGGTCGTTGCAGAGGAAAGAGGGTAA
- a CDS encoding carbohydrate ABC transporter permease produces MRKRKLIKNTVLYVFMTILAFLFLFPLIWMLVSSLKNEFQIFEDIGSIRAFLPPAAPEGGYFANYIAAFQRVDLFRYMVNSLVYTIGILLCGLVVNSMAGYALARFQFPLRHFWLAVIIATLIIPPESIFLPLYVLVYNLGWVNTYTGLIVPFVANAFSIFLFRQFFLDFPKEIEEAAKIDGCSQIGIFFKIIVPLSKPIFATVAIFTFINHWNDFLWPLVVATEDRMRTIQIGLQYFMNQPPIQWGQVMAALTVTTIPMLLIFIFLQRYYIQGLTHTGSKN; encoded by the coding sequence ATGAGAAAAAGAAAGTTGATCAAAAACACGGTGCTATACGTCTTTATGACGATCCTAGCGTTTCTCTTCTTATTTCCTCTTATTTGGATGCTCGTTTCTTCATTGAAAAATGAGTTTCAAATTTTCGAAGATATTGGTTCGATCAGGGCGTTTCTACCGCCGGCAGCGCCAGAAGGAGGCTACTTTGCCAACTATATTGCGGCGTTTCAGCGGGTTGATTTGTTTCGTTATATGGTAAATAGCTTAGTTTATACAATCGGGATTTTGCTTTGCGGGTTAGTTGTCAATTCGATGGCAGGCTATGCGTTAGCGCGATTTCAATTTCCGCTCCGCCATTTCTGGCTGGCTGTGATCATTGCGACATTGATTATTCCGCCTGAAAGTATTTTCCTCCCACTTTATGTTCTCGTTTATAACCTTGGCTGGGTCAATACCTATACGGGCTTAATTGTTCCGTTTGTGGCCAATGCCTTTAGCATCTTTTTATTCAGACAGTTCTTTCTAGATTTTCCAAAAGAAATTGAGGAAGCGGCGAAAATTGACGGCTGTTCACAAATCGGCATCTTCTTTAAGATCATTGTGCCGCTATCCAAACCGATCTTTGCAACCGTGGCGATTTTCACATTTATTAACCATTGGAATGATTTCTTATGGCCGTTAGTCGTCGCGACAGAGGATCGGATGAGAACGATTCAAATCGGGCTTCAGTATTTCATGAACCAGCCGCCGATCCAATGGGGGCAGGTGATGGCTGCACTGACGGTCACTACGATTCCGATGTTATTAATCTTTATTTTCTTACAAAGATATTATATTCAAGGATTAACGCATACTGGTTCGAAAAACTAA
- a CDS encoding PfkB family carbohydrate kinase yields MGKVISLGELLIDFMPKEKGKSLKEVVDFEKAAGGAPANVAAAIAKLGGRASFIGKVGNDAFGHFLEEELQNAGVDTRFLVKSDVYKTALAFVSNQANGERDFMFYRDPSADMMLTADEIEEAWFEKGDIYHFGSVSLIDHPVKEATAQALSIAETKGAIISFDPNVRLPLWDQAETAKECIRRYFNRAHIVKVSEEELFFLTGVKKEQEAVLTLFGGANKLVLVTKGSKGSSVYTAGSMLEVEAVKVDAQDTTGAGDAFVGGLLYFLQNESKQIDLEAFLSNETKVVEMVQFAGKCGAITTTRRGAIPALPALNDVK; encoded by the coding sequence GTGGGAAAAGTCATTAGCTTAGGAGAGTTATTAATTGATTTTATGCCAAAGGAAAAAGGAAAGTCGTTAAAGGAAGTCGTGGATTTTGAAAAAGCAGCAGGCGGTGCTCCGGCCAATGTAGCGGCTGCGATTGCAAAGCTCGGAGGAAGGGCGAGCTTTATCGGAAAAGTAGGAAATGATGCATTCGGTCATTTTCTTGAGGAGGAGCTGCAAAATGCGGGTGTCGATACTCGTTTTCTAGTAAAAAGTGATGTGTATAAAACGGCGCTTGCTTTTGTTTCCAATCAGGCAAACGGCGAAAGAGATTTTATGTTTTACCGCGATCCATCCGCTGATATGATGCTGACTGCGGATGAAATAGAGGAAGCGTGGTTTGAGAAAGGGGATATTTATCACTTCGGTTCGGTGTCGCTGATCGATCATCCAGTAAAAGAGGCGACGGCCCAGGCGCTAAGTATAGCCGAAACAAAAGGGGCCATCATCAGTTTTGACCCGAATGTGCGGCTTCCTCTCTGGGATCAAGCCGAAACGGCAAAAGAGTGTATCCGTCGATATTTCAACCGAGCGCACATTGTAAAAGTCAGTGAGGAAGAGCTTTTCTTTTTAACGGGTGTTAAAAAGGAACAAGAAGCCGTCCTCACACTGTTTGGCGGAGCGAATAAACTTGTCCTCGTGACGAAAGGTTCGAAAGGTTCAAGTGTTTATACGGCTGGCTCTATGCTTGAGGTAGAAGCAGTTAAGGTTGATGCGCAAGATACGACTGGAGCCGGAGATGCTTTTGTTGGCGGGTTGTTGTATTTCTTGCAAAACGAATCGAAACAGATTGATCTAGAAGCGTTTTTATCGAATGAAACAAAGGTAGTAGAAATGGTGCAATTTGCGGGTAAATGCGGGGCGATCACGACCACACGCCGCGGCGCGATACCTGCCTTACCAGCTTTAAATGACGTGAAGTAA
- a CDS encoding YesL family protein has product MQMGGVAGGIYKVCDWLMKLAILNLIWLLFVVMGLGLFGVFPATVAMLNVLKCWVRKEECKTFSYFASVYKQSFVKVNLLMIMTVAVGAVLMINVVIVQAMEGLLRVFVQYGMVFLLLLYSIVALYIMPVFSHRPQGVWATIKRAFVISFLHPVRTGVFVAGLGLIYLVIRSIPGMIPFYGASLIGMWTILMIMPILDEKEEKKDGQEQRERERDVKKDIWEVRNDTT; this is encoded by the coding sequence ATGCAGATGGGTGGAGTGGCAGGAGGAATATACAAAGTTTGTGACTGGTTGATGAAACTGGCCATATTAAATCTCATCTGGCTGCTGTTTGTCGTAATGGGCCTTGGTCTATTCGGGGTATTTCCAGCGACGGTTGCGATGCTAAATGTTCTCAAATGCTGGGTTAGGAAAGAAGAGTGCAAAACGTTTTCCTATTTCGCTTCTGTCTATAAACAATCCTTTGTAAAAGTCAATCTGTTGATGATCATGACCGTCGCAGTTGGTGCAGTATTGATGATAAATGTGGTAATCGTTCAGGCAATGGAAGGTCTGCTGCGCGTGTTTGTACAGTATGGAATGGTCTTTTTGCTTCTGCTTTACAGCATCGTTGCACTCTATATTATGCCGGTTTTTTCGCATCGACCTCAAGGAGTTTGGGCGACGATTAAGCGGGCCTTTGTGATCAGTTTTCTACATCCGGTTCGCACCGGAGTGTTTGTTGCTGGATTAGGCTTAATCTATTTGGTGATTCGATCGATTCCGGGCATGATTCCGTTTTATGGAGCTAGTCTCATTGGGATGTGGACGATCTTGATGATCATGCCGATTCTAGATGAGAAAGAGGAAAAGAAAGATGGTCAAGAGCAGAGAGAACGAGAGAGAGATGTTAAAAAGGATATATGGGAGGTACGAAATGATACGACATGA
- a CDS encoding glycoside hydrolase family 32 protein, whose translation MIRHEEATKKATASIHQIKEEVDRNHWRLQYHVAAPAYWINDPNGFSFYNGEYHLFYQHHPYSAVWGPMHWGHVKSKDLTTWEHLPVALAPSEEYDKDGCFSGSAIEKDGKLYLMYTGHIWTGANHDTDLEQVQCLAVSDDGVNFKKLANNPVIGAAPDGDIHPNHIRDPKVWKHGDEYYCVIGNKTKDEIGQVLLYRSSDLLEWEFVNVAAKGEGNFGFMWECPDLFSLDGCDVLVMSPQGMEPDHHLYHNLHQSGYVTGQLDYETGKLDHGSFELLDYGFDFYAPQTTIDDQGRRVMIAWMAMWESEMPEQEFNWAGAMILPRQLFIQDGKIISKPMPEVESLRNEITAFENVLIDGKKVLDGVSGDCLELDVTFDAKEASMFGLKVRVNKKQGEETVVQYDVEEGFLTLDRNRAGKGLDGIRKAPVELKNHELHLRIFIDKSSIEVFINGGEKVMTSRLYPGQASTGIEFFAEGTALIKSLKKWSLRKSIGEELVHSSATV comes from the coding sequence ATGATACGACATGAAGAAGCCACTAAGAAAGCAACAGCATCCATTCATCAAATAAAGGAAGAGGTGGATAGAAACCACTGGAGACTCCAGTATCATGTAGCAGCACCTGCTTATTGGATCAATGATCCGAACGGCTTTAGCTTCTACAACGGAGAGTACCATTTGTTTTACCAGCATCATCCATATTCGGCTGTTTGGGGACCGATGCATTGGGGACATGTGAAAAGCAAAGATTTAACGACGTGGGAGCATCTGCCGGTTGCGCTTGCGCCAAGTGAAGAGTATGACAAAGATGGTTGTTTTTCAGGCAGTGCGATTGAAAAAGATGGAAAGCTTTATTTGATGTACACAGGTCATATTTGGACAGGAGCAAACCATGATACGGATTTAGAGCAAGTCCAATGTCTGGCTGTCAGCGATGATGGTGTGAATTTTAAAAAGCTAGCGAATAACCCGGTTATTGGAGCAGCTCCTGATGGGGATATTCATCCCAATCACATACGGGACCCGAAAGTATGGAAGCACGGTGACGAGTATTATTGCGTCATAGGAAATAAAACAAAAGACGAGATAGGGCAGGTTCTCTTGTACCGTTCTTCTGATTTACTAGAGTGGGAGTTTGTGAATGTGGCAGCAAAAGGAGAAGGGAACTTTGGTTTTATGTGGGAGTGTCCCGATCTCTTTTCCCTTGATGGCTGTGATGTCCTCGTAATGTCGCCGCAAGGGATGGAACCGGATCATCATCTATATCATAATCTTCACCAGTCGGGGTATGTCACCGGTCAACTCGATTATGAAACAGGAAAGCTCGATCATGGCAGCTTCGAATTGCTTGATTATGGCTTTGACTTCTATGCTCCGCAAACGACGATTGATGATCAAGGGCGAAGAGTAATGATCGCTTGGATGGCGATGTGGGAAAGTGAAATGCCTGAACAAGAATTTAATTGGGCAGGGGCGATGATATTGCCGCGGCAGTTGTTCATTCAAGATGGGAAGATCATCAGCAAGCCAATGCCGGAAGTAGAATCATTACGAAATGAGATAACGGCCTTTGAAAATGTCCTCATTGATGGCAAAAAAGTACTCGATGGCGTCTCGGGTGATTGTCTTGAGCTCGATGTAACGTTTGATGCAAAAGAGGCCTCTATGTTTGGCTTGAAAGTACGGGTCAATAAAAAGCAAGGGGAAGAGACGGTTGTGCAATATGATGTGGAGGAAGGCTTTTTAACTCTTGACCGCAATAGGGCCGGAAAAGGGTTAGATGGCATTCGCAAAGCTCCTGTTGAGTTGAAAAATCATGAGCTTCACTTGCGGATTTTTATCGATAAATCGTCGATTGAGGTGTTTATCAATGGTGGCGAGAAGGTCATGACCTCAAGGCTTTATCCAGGGCAGGCATCTACGGGTATTGAGTTTTTTGCCGAAGGAACGGCTTTGATTAAGAGCTTGAAAAAATGGAGCTTACGTAAAAGTATTGGTGAAGAGTTGGTACACTCAAGTGCTACCGTTTAA
- a CDS encoding GH32 C-terminal domain-containing protein, whose product MKQLTSFKNKKISKANELLSDVQGDLLEIKLEIDKGNSSEFGIKVRRSENGEEETLIYYDYENSMYSIDRNKSSLDPDVRKGIQGDVMELDGENLKLHIYLDRSMVEAYANNYKSLTSRVYPTRSDALGLELWSEKGEVTIKSMEVWELGSAYGETVPAYWPDPKEAPESINLPNHDFQTGDLTGWITEGDAFTGEHITDRYDWGWSGPFKQAHTDIDVNHYHYWGFHPDQGGDGATGVMKSQNFILGGNGQMDFLVAGGNIPDQLYVALVRASDDEYLMKATGHNSEQYRRVRWDASRFIGEDLYLKVVDQATGDWGHINLDNVNVPVDPSTPFDVTGLEEKQDEEQGKGKGKGNEKPGKRKGISGMTKGVSSKQNIKLEN is encoded by the coding sequence GTGAAGCAATTAACTTCATTTAAAAATAAGAAAATCTCAAAAGCAAATGAGCTCTTATCAGATGTTCAAGGAGATCTATTAGAGATTAAGTTAGAAATAGACAAAGGAAATTCGAGTGAATTTGGAATCAAAGTAAGACGCAGTGAAAATGGAGAAGAGGAAACGCTAATCTATTATGACTACGAGAATTCGATGTATTCGATTGACCGAAATAAGTCTAGTTTAGATCCCGATGTCCGCAAAGGAATTCAAGGAGATGTTATGGAATTAGATGGAGAAAATTTGAAACTCCATATTTACTTAGACCGTTCAATGGTCGAAGCATATGCAAATAACTATAAGAGTCTGACATCAAGAGTGTACCCGACTCGTTCTGATGCGCTTGGATTAGAGTTGTGGAGTGAAAAGGGAGAAGTGACAATTAAGTCAATGGAAGTATGGGAGCTAGGCTCTGCTTATGGCGAGACGGTTCCAGCTTATTGGCCTGATCCAAAAGAAGCTCCAGAATCGATTAACTTGCCCAATCATGATTTCCAAACAGGCGATTTAACGGGCTGGATCACAGAAGGCGATGCGTTTACAGGTGAACATATTACCGATCGTTACGATTGGGGTTGGAGCGGTCCGTTTAAACAAGCTCATACAGATATTGATGTGAACCACTATCATTATTGGGGCTTCCATCCCGATCAAGGCGGAGATGGGGCAACTGGGGTCATGAAGTCGCAAAACTTTATCTTAGGCGGCAATGGCCAAATGGACTTCTTAGTAGCAGGAGGAAACATTCCAGACCAGCTTTATGTCGCATTAGTGAGGGCATCTGATGATGAATATCTCATGAAAGCGACTGGCCACAACTCGGAACAATATCGCCGAGTACGGTGGGATGCCTCTCGGTTTATTGGTGAAGACCTCTATTTGAAAGTGGTGGACCAAGCAACAGGCGACTGGGGACATATCAACCTCGATAACGTAAATGTTCCAGTTGACCCGAGTACTCCATTTGATGTAACGGGCTTAGAAGAAAAGCAAGATGAAGAACAAGGAAAAGGAAAAGGCAAAGGGAATGAAAAGCCAGGAAAGAGAAAAGGGATTTCTGGCATGACAAAAGGAGTTAGCAGCAAGCAGAATATAAAGCTGGAGAACTAG
- a CDS encoding heterodisulfide reductase-related iron-sulfur binding cluster — protein MKVATFQFISLILFLAVTVYAIYLFSKLIITRIGYIKLGKKTEFEWNLKERLHAILVNVIGQRKMFKDVKSGIMHVILFYGFFIIQVGLIEIIIKGFIEGYEYPLGAAHKYFSFMQEWTTFLMFCAIVYAFYRRYGEKLTRLQWKRDGKAAFVYIALSILSATILLVLGFEKIMLGMEMNFVYAPFSSLIAVVFANVGVMAGTILYYLSWWIHMLAVMSFMVFVPQSKQAHEVFAIFNVFFKKTGPVGKLKSIDFEEEDVEVFGVGNVEDFSQHQLIDLYSCVECGRCTNMCPATGTGKMLSPMDLIVKLRDHLTEKGAAVTSRSAWAPEFIFHNTKANQLAMQGAGSTEAAAAFDYNVSLIGEVITEEEIWACTTCRNCEDQCPVMNEHVDKIIDMRRYLVLTEGKIYSDAQRAITNIERQGNPWGISRKERENWRDDREDIEVSTVKELEKKEEEFEYLFFVGSMGSYDNRSQKIAQSFAKVMNLANIKFAILGNKEKNSGDTPRRIGNEFLFQELANANIETFKKHGIKKIVTIDPHAYNTLKNEYPEFGLEAEVFHHTELIDQWIKEGRITPTKEMNEIITYHDSCYLGRYNEVYEPPRNILKAIPGVQIVEASRHHADSMCCGAGGGLMWTEDDTGTRINVARTEQILETNPTMIGSGCPYCLTMLSDGAKMKEVEDDVRTLDIVEILEKSLVDKEN, from the coding sequence ATGAAAGTGGCGACTTTCCAATTCATAAGTCTGATCTTATTTTTAGCGGTAACGGTTTATGCAATCTATTTATTTAGTAAACTAATCATCACAAGAATTGGCTACATTAAGCTAGGAAAGAAAACCGAGTTTGAATGGAACCTAAAAGAACGTCTACACGCAATACTCGTGAACGTTATCGGGCAGCGGAAGATGTTTAAAGATGTTAAAAGTGGAATTATGCATGTCATCCTGTTTTACGGGTTTTTTATTATCCAAGTCGGATTGATTGAAATTATCATTAAAGGATTTATAGAAGGATATGAATACCCTTTAGGGGCTGCACATAAGTATTTTAGTTTCATGCAGGAGTGGACTACATTCCTTATGTTTTGTGCGATCGTCTATGCCTTTTATCGTCGTTATGGCGAGAAATTAACTCGTTTGCAGTGGAAACGTGATGGAAAGGCTGCTTTTGTCTATATCGCTTTATCGATTTTATCAGCAACGATTCTTCTTGTACTCGGATTTGAGAAAATTATGCTTGGGATGGAAATGAACTTCGTCTATGCTCCATTTTCGAGTTTGATTGCTGTTGTTTTTGCTAATGTAGGAGTAATGGCTGGCACGATTTTATACTATCTCTCATGGTGGATTCACATGCTTGCAGTCATGAGTTTCATGGTATTTGTACCACAGTCCAAACAAGCCCATGAAGTGTTTGCGATCTTTAATGTCTTTTTTAAGAAAACAGGTCCAGTAGGCAAATTGAAATCAATAGATTTTGAAGAAGAAGACGTTGAAGTGTTTGGCGTTGGGAACGTAGAAGACTTCTCCCAGCATCAGCTAATAGACTTATATTCATGTGTTGAATGTGGCCGCTGTACCAATATGTGTCCGGCGACAGGCACAGGGAAGATGCTTTCTCCGATGGATTTAATCGTTAAATTACGTGATCACCTAACAGAAAAAGGAGCTGCCGTTACATCAAGATCAGCTTGGGCCCCTGAATTTATCTTTCATAACACGAAAGCGAATCAGTTAGCGATGCAAGGCGCAGGAAGTACTGAGGCAGCAGCTGCTTTTGATTACAACGTTAGTCTGATTGGGGAAGTCATTACAGAGGAAGAAATTTGGGCTTGTACGACATGCCGGAACTGTGAAGATCAATGCCCCGTTATGAACGAGCATGTTGATAAGATCATTGATATGCGTCGTTACCTTGTCTTAACAGAAGGGAAGATCTATTCAGATGCTCAGCGTGCGATTACGAACATTGAGCGTCAAGGCAACCCTTGGGGAATTAGTCGCAAAGAGCGTGAAAACTGGCGCGATGACCGTGAAGACATTGAAGTCTCAACCGTAAAGGAACTGGAGAAAAAAGAGGAAGAATTTGAGTACTTATTCTTCGTCGGTTCAATGGGCTCATACGACAATCGCAGTCAAAAGATCGCCCAATCCTTTGCAAAAGTGATGAATCTAGCAAATATTAAATTTGCGATTCTCGGTAACAAAGAAAAAAACTCTGGCGACACACCGCGCCGTATTGGTAATGAATTCTTATTCCAAGAGCTTGCTAACGCCAACATCGAAACATTTAAAAAGCATGGAATAAAAAAGATCGTCACAATAGATCCACATGCGTACAATACACTAAAAAATGAGTATCCAGAGTTTGGATTAGAAGCGGAAGTGTTCCACCATACAGAACTAATCGACCAATGGATTAAAGAAGGAAGAATAACCCCAACAAAAGAAATGAATGAAATCATCACGTACCATGATTCCTGTTACCTTGGACGGTACAATGAAGTTTACGAGCCGCCTCGTAACATCTTAAAAGCCATTCCAGGCGTACAAATTGTAGAAGCAAGCCGCCACCATGCAGACAGCATGTGCTGCGGAGCCGGCGGGGGACTCATGTGGACAGAAGACGACACAGGAACACGAATTAACGTAGCTCGAACAGAACAAATACTCGAAACCAACCCAACCATGATCGGCAGCGGCTGCCCATACTGCCTAACAATGCTCAGCGACGGAGCTAAAATGAAAGAAGTAGAAGATGACGTCAGAACGCTTGACATCGTTGAGATATTAGAGAAATCCCTAGTAGATAAAGAGAATTAG